A region from the Geotrypetes seraphini chromosome 10, aGeoSer1.1, whole genome shotgun sequence genome encodes:
- the LOC117367662 gene encoding gastrula zinc finger protein XlCGF7.1-like, which translates to MKECTLEKNHINVLSVAKASFRNIISDVMKDSILKKKPYQYSQCGNSFNRRTSLRNHNRLLTGEKSYKCSECDKSFNHKSSLTNHRRLHTGEKPYKCFECGKSFMQQGNLMTHERIHTGEKPYKCSECGKSFIQKGNLMTHERIHTGEKPYKCSECGKSFIQKSHLMTHERIHTRKKPKKHSDCVNSIKQKSNLRAHERI; encoded by the coding sequence ATGAAAGAAtgcacactggagaaaaaccatataaatgttctgagtgtGGCAAAAGCTTCATTCAGAAACATCATCTCAGATGTCATGAAAGACTCCATACTGAAAAAAAAACCATATCAATATTCTCAATGTGGTAATAGCTTCAATCGCAGAACTAGCCTCAGAAACCACAATAGACTCCTTACTGGAGAGAaatcatataaatgttctgaatgtgataaaagcttcaatcaCAAAAGTAGCCTCACAAATCATAGAAGActccatactggagagaaaccttataaatgctttgaatgtggtaaaagcttcatgCAACAAGGCAACCTCATGACTCATGAAAGAattcacactggagaaaaaccgtATAAATgctctgaatgtggtaaaagcttcataCAAAAAGGTAACCTCATGACTCATGAAAGAattcacactggagaaaaaccatataaatgctctgaatgtggtaaaagcttcataCAAAAAAGTCACCTCATGACTCATGAAAGAATTCACACTAGAAAAAAACCAAAGAAACATTCTGATTGTGTTAACAGCATCAAACAAAAAAGTAATCTCAGAGCTCATGAAAGAATTTAG